One stretch of Saccharopolyspora erythraea DNA includes these proteins:
- a CDS encoding family 2B encapsulin nanocompartment shell protein has protein sequence MTATDPLTSGSDVENGRSQLSLGTAAARNLATTTKSAPQMQGITSRWLLRMLPWVHTPGGTYRVNRRLSYVIGDGRVTFTNTGAEIRVIPNELCELPLLRGFDDEDALTALADRFRQEEFAPGDVIAEAGRRADTVYLLAHGKVNKIGRGEYGDQTVLDVLADGEYFGAQVLGDGDSDWEYTIKAVTPCTVLSLHRDSLQELNGHSESLREHIQQALAGPSRPHNDAGEAAIEIASGHSGEPQISGTYVDYELKPREYELSVAQTVLRVHSRVADLYNHPMNQVEEQLRLTIEALRERQENELVNNREFGLLHNADLKQRIHTRTGPPTPDDMDELLALVWKNPGFFLAHPRAIAAFGRECSKRGVYPQTVDMGGHQVPAWRGVPILPCNKIGVSDTRTSSIVLMRTGEQDQGVIGLHQTGLPDEYRPGLSVRFMGIDDKALISYLVSAYYSAAILVPDAVGVLEHVEIGRED, from the coding sequence GTGACTGCAACGGATCCGCTCACGTCAGGTTCGGACGTGGAAAACGGGCGTTCCCAGCTGAGCCTGGGCACGGCCGCGGCGCGGAACCTGGCCACCACGACCAAGTCCGCGCCGCAGATGCAGGGCATCACCTCGCGCTGGCTCCTGCGCATGCTGCCCTGGGTGCACACCCCCGGCGGGACCTACCGGGTCAACCGCCGGCTGAGCTACGTCATCGGCGACGGCAGGGTCACCTTCACCAACACCGGCGCCGAGATCCGGGTCATCCCCAACGAGCTGTGCGAGCTGCCGCTGCTGCGCGGCTTCGACGACGAGGACGCGCTCACCGCGCTGGCCGACCGGTTCCGCCAGGAGGAGTTCGCGCCCGGTGACGTGATCGCCGAGGCGGGCCGGCGGGCGGACACCGTCTACCTGCTGGCGCACGGGAAGGTCAACAAGATCGGCAGGGGCGAGTACGGCGACCAGACCGTGCTCGACGTGCTGGCCGACGGCGAGTACTTCGGCGCCCAGGTGCTGGGTGACGGCGACTCCGACTGGGAGTACACCATCAAGGCCGTCACGCCGTGCACCGTGCTGAGCCTGCACCGCGACTCCCTGCAGGAGCTCAACGGCCACTCGGAGTCGCTGCGCGAGCACATCCAGCAGGCTCTGGCCGGCCCGAGCCGCCCGCACAACGACGCCGGCGAGGCCGCCATCGAGATCGCCTCCGGCCACAGCGGCGAGCCGCAGATCAGCGGCACCTACGTCGACTACGAGCTCAAGCCCAGGGAGTACGAGCTCAGCGTCGCCCAGACCGTGCTGCGGGTGCACAGCCGGGTCGCCGACCTTTACAACCACCCGATGAACCAGGTCGAGGAACAGCTGCGGCTGACCATCGAGGCCCTGCGCGAACGCCAGGAGAACGAGCTGGTCAACAACCGCGAGTTCGGCCTGCTGCACAACGCCGACCTCAAGCAGCGCATCCACACCCGTACCGGCCCGCCCACCCCCGACGACATGGACGAGCTGCTGGCCCTGGTGTGGAAGAACCCCGGCTTCTTCCTGGCCCACCCGCGCGCGATCGCAGCGTTCGGGCGCGAGTGCAGCAAGCGCGGCGTCTACCCGCAGACGGTCGACATGGGCGGCCACCAGGTACCCGCCTGGCGCGGGGTGCCCATCCTGCCGTGCAACAAGATCGGGGTCAGCGACACCCGCACCAGCTCCATCGTGCTCATGCGCACCGGCGAGCAGGACCAGGGCGTCATCGGCCTGCACCAGACCGGACTGCCCGACGAGTACCGGCCCGGCCTCTCCGTGCGGTTCATGGGCATCGACGACAAGGCGCTCATCTCCTACCTCGTCAGCGCCTACTACTCGGCGGCCATCCTCGTCCCGGACGCGGTGGGCGTGCTCGAACACGTCGAGATCGGCCGGGAAGACTGA
- a CDS encoding helix-turn-helix domain-containing protein, whose translation MAAHRGIWKAGELQRKFAEAGLVISAGKMSNLWSGTPSSLKLGDLDAMCAALDCEVGDLLVAERGRPSVAGGEAAAGPGGGR comes from the coding sequence GTGGCGGCACATCGTGGTATATGGAAGGCCGGTGAACTCCAGCGCAAGTTCGCCGAGGCCGGATTGGTGATTTCGGCCGGAAAGATGTCCAACCTGTGGTCGGGAACTCCGAGCAGCCTCAAACTCGGCGACCTCGACGCGATGTGCGCGGCGCTGGACTGCGAGGTCGGTGATCTGCTGGTCGCCGAGCGCGGCAGGCCGTCCGTGGCAGGCGGGGAGGCCGCCGCCGGACCGGGAGGCGGCCGGTGA